A genomic region of Melanotaenia boesemani isolate fMelBoe1 chromosome 13, fMelBoe1.pri, whole genome shotgun sequence contains the following coding sequences:
- the csrp1a gene encoding cysteine and glycine-rich protein 1a yields MPLGGGNKCGRCLKTVYFAEEVLCDGRSFHRSCFLCMVCGKNLDSTTVAAHMEEIYCKACYGKKYGPKGYGYGQGAGTLSMDKGESLGITQETSAPHRPTNNPNPSKLAQKFGGSDKCPRCGKAVYAAEKVIGAGSAWHKTGCFTCATCGKSLESTTLADKDGEIYCKGCYGKNFGPKGFGYGLGAGALAHTQ; encoded by the exons ATGCCTTTAGGAGGAGGAAACAAGTGTGGCCGCTGTTTGAAGACAGTTTACTTTGCTGAGGAGGTTCTCTGTGATGGACGCAGCTTCCACAGGTCCTGCTTCCTGTGCA TGGTGTGTGGGAAAAATTTGGACAGCACAACTGTTGCCGCTCATATGGAGGAAATTTACTGTAAGGCATGCTATGGCAAGAAGTATGGACCAAAAGGTTATGGTTATGGTCAAGGAGCAGGTACGCTGAGCATGGACAAAGGAGAGTCCCTGGGTATTACACAAGAAAC ATCGGCCCCGCATCGTCCCACCAACAACCCAAACCCCTCAAAGCTGGCTCAGAAGTTTGGGGGGTCAGATAAGTGTCCTCGCTGTGGCAAAGCTGTCTATGCCGCTGAGAAAGTGATCGGAGCTGGGAGT GCCTGGCATAAGACCGGATGTTTCACCTGCGCTACATGTGGGAAGAGCCTTGAGTCGACCACACTAGCAGATAAGGATGGAGAAATCTACTGCAAAG GATGTTATGGCAAAAACTTTGGCCCCAAGGGGTTTGGGTACGGGCTGGGAGCTGGGGCGTTGGCGCACACCCAGTAA
- the phlda3 gene encoding pleckstrin homology-like domain family A member 3, with protein sequence MSFTVKVMRDGLLEKRSSGLLQLWKKKRCVLTEEGLRLHNCKGGGDALGSAWSSKTKELRFERMATVDCVEYKRGLVYFTIVMATGKEIDFRCPQDGTAWNAEIALALVRYKNLQAVQTGKNRYLSATHLGSAGEDEEL encoded by the coding sequence ATGTCTTTCACGGTCAAAGTGATGAGAGACGGGCTGCTGGAGAAACGCAGCAGTGGGCTTCTCCAGCTGTGGAAGAAGAAGCGCTGTGTGCTCACCGAAGAAGGGCTGCGCTTGCACAACTGCAAAGGCGGCGGTGATGCTCTGGGTTCGGCATGGAGCTCCAAAACCAAGGAGCTCCGCTTCGAGCGCATGGCTACAGTGGATTGTGTAGAATACAAGCGAGGGCTGGTGTATTTCACCATAGTTATGGCTACGGGCAAGGAGATTGACTTTCGGTGTCCGCAGGACGGCACAGCATGGAACGCGGAGATAGCTTTGGCACTGGTGCGCTATAAGAACCTACAGGCCGTGCAGACCGGGAAGAACCGGTACCTGTCCGCAACACATCTGGGCAGCGCAGGGGAGGATGAGGAGCTTTGA